A genomic window from Brassica oleracea var. oleracea cultivar TO1000 chromosome C8, BOL, whole genome shotgun sequence includes:
- the LOC106308650 gene encoding uncharacterized protein LOC106308650, whose protein sequence is MFTSIFLKQAHTSSFLVLNPVLQKICLQRDHVHQEPRKDKKKDRVDALVKSMQGSMDRFLVKSANLNESGRSGDEFDDPMEDENEINDEDVNEEDKEVEDDVTDVTEEDDNLSEKENEDVNDQVQDNT, encoded by the exons ATGTTCACATCAATCTTTCTCAAGCAAGCACACACGTCTTCTTTCTTGGTTCTCAATCCTGTGCTACAG AAAATATGCCTCCAACGAGATCATGTGCATCAGGAGCCAAGAAAAGACAAAAAAAAAGACAGAGTTGATGCATTGGTGAAATCAATGCAAGGTTCTATGGACAGATTTCTTGTAAAATCAGCAAATCTTAATGAATCCGGTAGAAGTGGTGATGAGTTTGATGATCCAATGGAAGATGAGAATGAAATAAATGATGAGGATGTCAATGAAGAAGATAAGGAGGTTGAAGATGATGTTACTGATGTCACTGAAGAGGATGATAATCTAAGTGAAAAGGAGAATGAAGACGTGAATGATCAAGTTCAAGATAATACTTAG
- the LOC106308649 gene encoding F-box protein At2g35280-like, producing MPEDMHLLIVSKVSSTSPIDYFNTIITCKSLGFSSENFSVANDLNLSRLVKKPALANKYKTLVETCIKANNVDAHFVKGMLEYFQSQNQILGQHHIHTASEGGHLQGRYVYGVLLMAIGQTEKGVKIINKSKDIYVSSILKMWPDLNCHSQEEVDNTVCANCFHFFLLTKFYKMMLGFNDLQD from the exons ATGCCTGAAGACATGCATCTTTTAATTGTTTCGAAAGTAAGCTCCACCTCCCCCATCGACTACTTCAATACAATCATCACCTGCAAAAGCCTCGGCTTCAGTTCTGAGAACTTCTCTGTTGCCAACGATCTCAACCTCTCGCGTTTGGTAAAGAAGCCTGCTCTAGCTAACAAGTACAAAACGTTGGTGGAAACCTGCATCAAAGCCAACAATGTTGATGCTCACTTTGTTAAAGGTATGCTTGAATACTTCCAATCTCAAAATCAGATCCTAGGTCAACATCACATCCACACAGCCTCAGAGGGTGGTCACCTCCAAGGAAGGTATGTTTATGGGGTTCTTCTGATGGCCATCGGCCAGACTGAGAAAGGGGTTAAAATAATCAACAAAAGCAAG GATATCTATGTGAGCTCAATTCTTAAGATGTGGCCAGATCTGAACTGCCATTCTCAAGAGGAAGTGGACAACACAGTCTGCGCCAACTGTTTCCACTTCTTTTTGCTGACCAAGTTCTACAAGATGATGCTGGGTTTCAATGATCTCCAGGATTAA